The proteins below come from a single Demetria terragena DSM 11295 genomic window:
- the trpD gene encoding anthranilate phosphoribosyltransferase: protein MSAAPTWPSVLTILLAGNDLPATDAQWAMDQVMSGSATPVQIAAFLVALRAKGESPSELRGLSEGMLAHAVTIEVPGRTLDIVGTGGDQAHTVNISTMSAVVAAGAGAHVVKHGNRAASSSSGSADVLEALGVRLDLRPEQVEQVAREAGITFCFAQTFHPSLRHAGAARREIGIPTALNLLGPLTNPAQPRYSAVGVANATMAPHIAQVFADRGRTAAIFRGDDGLDELTLADTSRVWWVRDGEVSEHTIDPGRFGLQTAPISALRGGDAQHNAQVARDVFVGTPGPIRDAVVLNTGMALALTQLEEVPGRFGASSDLDGALADGITRAAQSLDDGAATAALDRWVQVTRALD from the coding sequence ATGAGCGCCGCGCCCACGTGGCCCTCAGTCCTCACCATCCTCCTCGCCGGGAATGACCTCCCGGCTACTGACGCGCAATGGGCGATGGATCAGGTGATGTCGGGGTCGGCCACCCCAGTGCAGATTGCCGCCTTCCTGGTCGCTTTGCGCGCTAAGGGGGAGTCGCCCTCGGAGTTGCGGGGCTTGTCCGAAGGCATGCTCGCGCACGCCGTCACGATCGAGGTTCCAGGTCGGACCCTAGACATCGTGGGCACCGGGGGTGACCAGGCTCATACGGTCAACATCTCGACGATGTCTGCGGTCGTTGCTGCGGGGGCTGGCGCCCACGTGGTCAAGCACGGAAACCGTGCGGCGTCTTCATCGTCGGGGTCGGCTGACGTGCTCGAGGCCCTGGGCGTACGGCTCGACCTGCGTCCCGAGCAAGTCGAGCAGGTCGCGCGCGAGGCTGGGATCACATTCTGCTTTGCGCAGACCTTCCACCCGTCCTTGCGGCACGCAGGTGCGGCGCGTCGCGAGATCGGCATCCCCACCGCGCTCAACCTGCTAGGTCCGCTGACCAATCCTGCGCAGCCGCGCTATTCAGCCGTGGGCGTCGCGAACGCCACGATGGCGCCGCATATCGCCCAGGTGTTCGCTGACCGGGGCCGGACCGCGGCGATCTTCCGTGGTGATGACGGTCTGGATGAGTTGACGCTTGCGGACACCTCACGGGTGTGGTGGGTGCGCGATGGTGAGGTGTCTGAACACACCATCGACCCGGGACGGTTTGGTCTCCAGACGGCGCCGATTTCTGCGCTGCGAGGTGGCGACGCACAGCACAATGCGCAGGTTGCCCGGGATGTATTCGTCGGGACGCCCGGCCCCATCCGCGACGCGGTGGTGCTCAATACCGGGATGGCACTTGCCCTCACCCAGTTGGAAGAGGTGCCGGGACGGTTTGGTGCCTCGAGCGACCTCGATGGTGCGCTGGCCGATGGCATCACCCGTGCCGCCCAGTCGCTTGATGACGGTGCGGCGACGGCTGCCCTTGACCGGTGGGTTCAGGTCACGCGGGCACTGGACTGA
- a CDS encoding response regulator transcription factor encodes MPAPTSAATHTSGASTRAVSVLLYSDDVATRDAVRVGVGRRPAKDVEISSWHECATAAAVIEAVESGAYDLVLLDGEAAPTGGLGLCRQLKNEIFRCPPIIVLTGRPQDGWLASWSQAEAAVPHPLDPLVLANTVADVVRKHVAAS; translated from the coding sequence ATGCCCGCGCCCACTTCTGCTGCGACCCACACCTCGGGTGCTTCAACCCGCGCCGTGTCCGTCCTCCTATACAGCGACGATGTCGCCACTCGTGATGCTGTCCGCGTCGGCGTTGGCCGTCGCCCGGCCAAAGACGTCGAGATCTCTTCGTGGCACGAGTGCGCCACTGCTGCGGCAGTGATCGAGGCCGTTGAGTCCGGTGCATACGACCTGGTCCTTCTCGATGGCGAAGCTGCACCGACTGGTGGTCTGGGTCTGTGCCGTCAACTCAAGAACGAGATCTTCAGGTGCCCGCCGATCATCGTGTTGACCGGCCGCCCGCAGGACGGCTGGCTGGCGTCCTGGTCGCAGGCGGAGGCGGCTGTGCCGCACCCCCTCGACCCGCTCGTACTGGCCAACACCGTCGCCGACGTCGTGCGCAAGCACGTCGCCGCGTCGTAG
- a CDS encoding cytochrome c oxidase subunit 3, which translates to MATATTHPSPAEAHAAHGPVTRPNMTAVGTMVWLASELMFFAGLFAMYFTIRGAAPDLWTENTHHLNVPFATANTLVLVISSIWCQLGVFKAEQGIPYRTGKLTNVRSWGMREWYVLTYIFGAIFVAGQVLEYAELVGHAGVRIDSDSYGSMFYLTTGFHGLHVTGGLLAFLLIIGRTFTTRKYTHTQATGAVVTSYYWHFVDVVWIALFATIYLLK; encoded by the coding sequence GTGGCGACCGCGACAACTCACCCCAGCCCTGCCGAGGCCCATGCTGCCCATGGCCCCGTGACCCGGCCCAATATGACCGCAGTTGGCACCATGGTGTGGCTGGCTAGCGAGCTCATGTTCTTTGCCGGACTCTTCGCGATGTACTTCACGATTCGCGGTGCTGCACCCGACTTGTGGACCGAGAACACCCACCACCTCAACGTGCCTTTTGCCACCGCAAACACGTTGGTGTTGGTGATCTCCTCGATCTGGTGTCAGTTGGGCGTGTTCAAGGCCGAGCAGGGCATCCCCTACCGCACCGGCAAACTCACCAATGTCCGATCGTGGGGCATGCGCGAGTGGTACGTCCTCACGTACATCTTCGGCGCGATCTTCGTCGCCGGTCAGGTCCTTGAATACGCCGAACTCGTGGGCCACGCCGGGGTTCGAATCGACTCCGACTCCTACGGCTCGATGTTCTATCTGACCACTGGCTTCCACGGCCTGCACGTGACCGGTGGGCTCCTCGCCTTCCTCCTGATCATTGGCCGGACGTTCACGACCCGTAAGTACACCCACACGCAAGCCACCGGAGCGGTAGTGACCAGTTACTACTGGCACTTCGTCGACGTCGTGTGGATTGCGCTATTCGCGACCATCTATCTGCTGAAGTGA
- a CDS encoding c-type cytochrome — protein MSFLAARRRHPAAIFVVLLLALVFTGGAYAALAPKDADAASASAPAASSGDAKDGKELFLANCASCHGTNATGSKAGPSLVGVGAAAVDFQVGTGRMPMTQPGVQAARGKVQMTPQQTKDLAAYVAALGPGPGIPDSKNWNGEGDVARGGELFRVNCAMCHNFVGSGGALTRGKYAPKLSNVSGKHIYEAMLTGPQSMPVFNDTNLSPQDKNDVVSYLKYVESEANTGGHNLGNLGPVTEGMFAWTVGIGLMIGAAVWLGRKAA, from the coding sequence GTGAGTTTCCTCGCCGCGCGCCGTAGGCACCCTGCAGCCATTTTCGTCGTGCTGCTGCTTGCCTTGGTGTTCACCGGCGGTGCGTACGCCGCGCTCGCCCCCAAGGACGCCGACGCTGCCTCTGCCTCGGCTCCCGCTGCGTCCTCCGGGGACGCAAAAGATGGCAAGGAACTCTTCCTTGCGAACTGCGCGAGCTGCCACGGCACCAACGCCACCGGCTCTAAAGCAGGCCCCTCGCTCGTGGGTGTCGGCGCTGCCGCAGTCGATTTCCAGGTGGGCACCGGGCGGATGCCCATGACCCAGCCTGGTGTCCAGGCGGCCCGCGGCAAGGTCCAGATGACCCCGCAGCAGACCAAGGACCTCGCGGCGTACGTCGCCGCCCTCGGCCCCGGACCCGGCATTCCTGACTCCAAGAACTGGAACGGCGAGGGTGATGTCGCCCGCGGCGGCGAACTCTTCCGCGTCAACTGCGCGATGTGTCACAACTTTGTGGGTTCCGGTGGTGCGCTGACGCGAGGTAAGTACGCACCGAAGTTGAGCAATGTGTCGGGTAAGCACATCTACGAAGCCATGCTCACCGGGCCACAGTCGATGCCGGTGTTCAACGACACCAACCTGTCGCCGCAGGACAAGAACGACGTGGTCAGCTACCTGAAATACGTCGAGTCCGAGGCCAATACCGGTGGCCATAATCTTGGAAATCTGGGTCCGGTCACCGAAGGCATGTTTGCCTGGACGGTCGGCATTGGACTCATGATCGGTGCGGCCGTGTGGCTGGGACGAAAGGCTGCCTGA
- a CDS encoding ubiquinol-cytochrome c reductase iron-sulfur subunit, with amino-acid sequence MTDSPNQPEQGGTVDLTAGHHVEPASKHTALDAATPPAHFPNPGLPPHIHRHGDDDEAAAKRSEMQVAGLFTMSMVATVLFAVAYFAIDEDATISLPIIGITGALHTALGVTMALSLLGIGLGAIHWAKTLMSDEEVIEERHEQRSDDEARAGFQAILEEGAESAQIKRRPLIKYSLGGALGLFAVPLGLQLVGSLGPLPGNDLSTSLWDTPFKGRRRRLMRDPEGTAIRLTDFTNGSVFHVLPEGIEQTDHPLDEKIKASVIAVRLDPAKIKSQKERDWGIDGVVAYSKICTHVGCPVGLYEQQTHHLLCPCHQSTFDITDDCKVIFGPAKRPLPQLPIAVDDEGYLIAEDGFAEPVGPSFPERG; translated from the coding sequence ATGACCGACTCCCCCAACCAGCCTGAGCAGGGCGGCACGGTCGACCTGACCGCTGGCCACCATGTTGAGCCGGCCAGCAAGCACACCGCCCTGGACGCTGCCACCCCTCCGGCGCATTTCCCGAACCCAGGCCTGCCGCCCCATATTCACCGCCACGGTGATGACGACGAGGCTGCTGCCAAGCGCTCAGAGATGCAGGTCGCCGGCTTGTTCACCATGTCCATGGTGGCGACCGTGCTGTTTGCGGTGGCTTACTTCGCCATTGACGAAGATGCCACCATCTCCCTCCCCATTATCGGTATTACTGGTGCCTTGCACACCGCGCTCGGCGTGACGATGGCGTTGTCGCTCCTGGGCATTGGTCTTGGTGCGATCCACTGGGCCAAGACGTTGATGTCCGATGAAGAGGTCATCGAGGAGCGCCACGAACAGCGCTCGGACGACGAGGCGCGGGCTGGATTCCAGGCCATCCTCGAGGAGGGTGCTGAGTCTGCACAGATCAAGCGTCGCCCCCTGATCAAGTACTCCCTCGGTGGCGCACTTGGCTTGTTTGCTGTGCCGCTTGGACTGCAACTCGTGGGGTCGCTCGGACCTCTGCCGGGCAACGATCTCTCGACGTCGTTGTGGGATACCCCCTTCAAGGGTCGACGTCGCCGCCTGATGCGTGACCCCGAAGGTACGGCGATTCGCCTGACTGACTTCACCAACGGTTCGGTGTTCCACGTCCTTCCCGAAGGTATCGAGCAGACGGACCACCCACTGGACGAGAAGATCAAGGCGTCGGTGATCGCGGTGCGCCTCGATCCGGCCAAGATCAAGAGCCAGAAGGAACGTGACTGGGGTATCGACGGGGTAGTCGCCTACTCCAAGATCTGCACTCACGTGGGCTGTCCGGTTGGCTTGTACGAGCAGCAGACCCACCACCTGCTCTGCCCCTGCCACCAGTCGACGTTTGACATCACCGACGACTGCAAGGTCATCTTCGGCCCGGCCAAACGGCCCTTGCCGCAGTTGCCTATCGCCGTCGATGATGAGGGCTATCTGATCGCCGAGGACGGCTTCGCCGAGCCTGTCGGCCCGAGTTTCCCGGAGCGTGGATGA
- a CDS encoding cytochrome b, with product MTTSASGQPRRGADALRSNDKSGAAKPAGGPVGGLGNWVDERTGAAKGGRFLMKKVFPDHWSFMFGEIAMYSLVILLLTGTFLTFWFVPSMGHTVYDGSYIPMKGIGMSEAYASTIEISHDIRGGLIIRQIHHWSALLFIVSILMHMARVFFTGAFRKPREINWIIGVNLLLLSMVEGFAGYSLPDDLLSGTGLRAAQGFMLTVPLIGSYVSYFVFGGGFPGEDIIPRLFTVHILLLPAIIVGLFTVHIILVMVHKHTQFPGPGRTEKNVVGFPMMPVYAAKAGGFFFIVFGVTALVAALVQINPIWAYGPYEPTQVTAGSQPDWYMGFPDGALRLLPGFLEFELFGMTWSFNISLGAIFLMPAMFVIAGAYPFFESWVTGDKREHHILDRPRNAPVRTSIGVAAITFYAVLLLAASNDIVAIKFGLSINDITNVLRVLLLVGPIIAFMITKRLCLSLQRRDRDLVLHGRETGRIVRTAEGRFFEAHEPLDEYTRWQLVAYESFRPLEVDASQDEHGVDSGTLRKDTLRSKMTHFFFDDRVEAVTPAELAAAHHHGEHDALDQDDHRGELNVGSHEVREGAYEKLGKGD from the coding sequence ATGACGACATCTGCTAGCGGTCAACCGCGACGCGGGGCCGACGCTCTGCGTAGCAACGACAAATCCGGCGCGGCCAAGCCTGCCGGTGGACCGGTCGGCGGCCTGGGCAACTGGGTCGATGAGCGTACGGGCGCCGCCAAGGGTGGCCGGTTCCTCATGAAGAAGGTCTTCCCCGACCATTGGTCCTTCATGTTCGGCGAGATCGCGATGTATTCACTCGTGATCTTGCTGCTGACCGGAACCTTCCTGACGTTCTGGTTCGTCCCGAGCATGGGCCACACGGTCTATGACGGTTCGTATATCCCCATGAAGGGCATCGGGATGTCGGAGGCCTACGCCTCCACCATTGAGATCAGCCATGACATTCGCGGCGGTCTGATCATCCGGCAGATCCACCACTGGTCAGCGCTGCTGTTCATCGTCTCGATCCTGATGCACATGGCCCGCGTCTTCTTCACTGGCGCGTTCCGCAAGCCTCGCGAAATCAACTGGATCATCGGCGTCAACCTGCTGTTGCTGTCCATGGTCGAGGGCTTCGCCGGGTACTCCCTCCCCGATGACCTGCTCTCGGGTACGGGTCTTCGCGCCGCTCAGGGCTTCATGCTCACGGTCCCGCTAATCGGGTCCTACGTGTCCTACTTCGTCTTCGGCGGTGGATTCCCCGGCGAGGACATCATTCCGCGCCTGTTTACGGTGCATATTCTGTTGTTGCCGGCGATCATCGTGGGCCTCTTCACCGTCCACATCATCTTGGTGATGGTGCACAAGCACACCCAGTTCCCCGGCCCGGGCCGTACCGAAAAGAACGTTGTCGGCTTCCCGATGATGCCGGTCTACGCAGCCAAAGCCGGTGGCTTCTTCTTCATCGTCTTCGGCGTCACGGCGCTGGTCGCGGCACTGGTGCAGATCAACCCGATCTGGGCATACGGTCCGTACGAACCCACCCAAGTCACGGCGGGGTCCCAGCCAGACTGGTATATGGGCTTCCCTGACGGCGCCTTGCGACTTCTTCCTGGCTTCTTGGAGTTCGAGCTATTCGGAATGACCTGGAGTTTTAATATCTCCTTGGGCGCCATCTTCTTGATGCCTGCGATGTTTGTGATTGCCGGCGCGTACCCGTTCTTCGAGTCCTGGGTCACGGGCGACAAGCGCGAGCACCACATCCTGGACCGCCCGCGCAATGCCCCGGTCCGCACCAGCATTGGTGTCGCGGCGATCACCTTCTACGCGGTGCTTCTCCTCGCGGCCAGCAATGACATCGTCGCCATCAAGTTCGGGCTGTCGATCAACGACATCACCAATGTGCTTCGGGTGCTGCTCCTGGTCGGACCGATCATCGCGTTCATGATTACCAAGCGCCTCTGCCTGAGTTTACAGCGCCGTGACCGCGATCTGGTCCTGCACGGTCGCGAGACCGGTCGGATCGTCCGCACGGCCGAAGGCCGCTTCTTCGAGGCCCACGAGCCGCTGGATGAATACACCCGTTGGCAGTTGGTGGCCTACGAGTCGTTCCGCCCCTTGGAGGTGGATGCCTCCCAGGACGAACACGGCGTTGACAGTGGCACTCTGCGCAAGGACACCCTGCGCAGCAAGATGACTCACTTCTTCTTCGACGACCGGGTTGAGGCCGTCACGCCAGCCGAGCTCGCGGCCGCCCACCACCATGGTGAGCACGATGCCCTCGATCAGGACGACCACCGCGGAGAGTTGAACGTCGGCTCACACGAGGTCCGTGAAGGCGCATACGAAAAGCTAGGTAAGGGCGACTAG
- a CDS encoding metallopeptidase family protein: MSREEFENAAGEALDLVPSEFMNRLTNIAIVVEDEPGPDQPANLLGLYEGVPLPERTSDWGHPTFPDRITLFQAPLQRICRDVEELREQIAVTLIHEIGHYFGIDDDRLHELGWG, from the coding sequence ATGAGCAGGGAAGAATTCGAGAACGCCGCCGGTGAGGCCTTGGACCTGGTGCCGTCAGAATTCATGAACCGACTCACCAACATCGCGATCGTCGTGGAGGATGAGCCCGGCCCTGACCAGCCGGCGAACCTGCTCGGGCTGTACGAAGGCGTACCCCTCCCCGAGCGCACCAGTGACTGGGGACACCCGACCTTCCCGGACCGGATCACCTTGTTCCAAGCGCCGCTACAGCGCATCTGTCGCGATGTAGAGGAACTACGCGAGCAGATCGCGGTGACCCTCATCCACGAGATCGGGCACTACTTCGGCATCGATGATGACCGGCTGCACGAACTCGGCTGGGGCTGA